From the Microthrixaceae bacterium genome, one window contains:
- the nusB gene encoding transcription antitermination factor NusB, whose product MANSYSPGFVPSEPGRHEARERAVALGYEAEQRDLDAAGILDDQILDPDPYTVALVAGVGEHLEEIDTTIERFARGWTLERMAAMDRAVLRVAIFELAHREDIPTPVVIDEAVELAKRYGTDDSSRFVNGVLDSAANALRSTGS is encoded by the coding sequence GTGGCCAATTCGTATTCACCGGGATTCGTCCCATCAGAGCCGGGTCGCCACGAGGCACGCGAGCGAGCGGTGGCGCTCGGCTACGAAGCCGAACAACGCGACCTCGATGCGGCCGGCATCCTCGACGATCAGATCCTCGACCCCGACCCCTACACCGTCGCACTGGTGGCGGGGGTCGGCGAACACCTCGAAGAGATCGACACCACGATCGAACGCTTCGCCCGAGGTTGGACCCTCGAGCGCATGGCGGCCATGGACCGTGCGGTGCTGCGGGTCGCGATTTTCGAACTCGCCCACCGTGAAGACATCCCGACCCCGGTGGTGATCGACGAGGCGGTCGAACTGGCGAAGCGCTACGGCACCGACGATTCGAGCCGATTCGTCAACGGCGTGCTCGACAGCGCCGCGAACGCGTTGCGTTCGACGGGCTCCTGA
- a CDS encoding aspartate carbamoyltransferase catalytic subunit, with protein MRHLLSIDDLTRGDIEGLLDLTDRFVEVAHRAVPKVPALRGRTVVSLFFEDSTRTRLSFETAAKRLSADVMSFSVSTSSVKKGESLRDTVETITAFGVDAIIIRHRSSGAPLQITRWTDAQVLNAGDGWHQHPTQALLDSYTIRQRFGSLDGLRIGIIGDIQHSRVARSDVDAFTKLGAEVVLVAPPTLLPPSLEGWPVTVTHDLDAVLPTLDVCYLLRMQRERMDQALVPSLREYSQRWGLTPERADRLGDQAIIMHPGPMNRGVEISPEAADRPNAVITEQVANGVAVRQAALFKLLGTSTQLDALGASEGTPKP; from the coding sequence ATGAGGCACCTGCTGAGTATCGATGACCTGACCCGCGGCGACATCGAGGGGCTGCTCGACCTCACCGACCGGTTCGTCGAAGTGGCCCACCGCGCGGTCCCCAAGGTCCCGGCCCTTCGCGGGCGCACGGTCGTGTCGCTGTTCTTCGAGGACTCCACCCGAACCCGGTTGAGCTTCGAGACGGCGGCCAAACGCCTCTCGGCCGACGTCATGAGTTTCTCGGTGTCGACCTCGTCGGTGAAGAAGGGGGAGTCGCTGCGCGACACGGTGGAGACGATCACCGCGTTTGGCGTCGATGCCATCATCATCCGCCACCGCAGCTCGGGCGCGCCGCTGCAGATCACCCGATGGACCGACGCGCAGGTGCTCAACGCCGGCGACGGATGGCACCAGCACCCGACCCAGGCGCTGCTCGACAGCTACACGATCCGGCAGCGTTTCGGTTCGCTCGACGGTCTTCGCATCGGCATCATCGGCGACATCCAGCATTCGCGTGTCGCCCGCTCCGATGTCGACGCGTTCACCAAGCTGGGCGCCGAGGTGGTGCTGGTGGCCCCACCGACGCTGTTGCCGCCCTCGCTGGAAGGTTGGCCGGTGACGGTGACCCACGACCTCGACGCGGTGTTGCCCACCCTCGATGTGTGTTACCTGTTGCGCATGCAACGCGAGCGGATGGACCAGGCGCTGGTCCCGTCGCTGCGCGAATACTCCCAACGTTGGGGGCTGACTCCCGAGCGTGCGGACCGGCTCGGCGATCAGGCGATCATCATGCACCCGGGCCCGATGAATCGCGGGGTCGAGATTTCGCCGGAGGCCGCCGACCGCCCGAACGCCGTCATCACCGAACAGGTGGCCAACGGCGTCGCAGTGCGGCAGGCGGCCTTGTTCAAGCTGTTGGGAACGAGCACGCAACTCGATGCCCTCGGAGCCTCGGAAGGAACCCCCAAACCATGA
- a CDS encoding class I SAM-dependent methyltransferase translates to MIVSSDIAEYVVAHSTARDEVQRELAQVTAERTGRAAGMQIGHDQALFMEMLTRAIGARRAIEIGTFTGYSSLAIARGLGPEGHLTCCDVSEEWTSTAREFWRRAGVEDRIDLRIAPALETIASFGAEVRFDLAFIDADKENYAAYLDALDPHLPAGAIVLIDNTLWSGAVLDPPSDDASAQALAALNDALVDGERFTVAMLTIGDGVTMLQKR, encoded by the coding sequence GTGATTGTCTCATCCGACATCGCCGAGTACGTCGTCGCGCACAGCACCGCTCGCGACGAGGTGCAGCGCGAGCTCGCACAGGTCACCGCCGAACGCACCGGCCGTGCTGCCGGCATGCAGATCGGCCACGACCAGGCCCTGTTCATGGAGATGCTCACCCGCGCCATCGGAGCCCGTCGGGCGATCGAGATCGGCACCTTCACTGGGTACTCGTCCCTCGCCATCGCCCGCGGTCTCGGTCCGGAGGGTCACCTGACCTGTTGTGACGTAAGCGAGGAGTGGACCTCGACGGCCCGCGAATTCTGGCGGCGAGCGGGGGTGGAGGACCGGATCGATCTACGCATCGCGCCCGCGCTCGAGACGATCGCGTCGTTCGGTGCGGAGGTGCGCTTCGACCTGGCGTTCATCGACGCCGACAAGGAGAACTACGCCGCGTACCTCGACGCGCTCGATCCCCATCTGCCCGCCGGGGCGATTGTGCTCATCGACAACACCTTGTGGTCGGGGGCGGTGCTCGACCCACCCAGCGACGATGCGTCCGCCCAAGCGCTCGCTGCGCTCAACGATGCGTTGGTCGACGGTGAGCGGTTCACCGTCGCGATGTTGACCATCGGCGACGGGGTGACGATGCTCCAGAAGCGCTGA
- a CDS encoding 3-dehydroquinate dehydratase → MHLTTEPSRPTPGGAQLPILLLSGPNLNLLGARQPEIYGTTTLDDLVALATDEAAALGFALEASQHNHEGSIVEAVHAARTSTSGIIINPGAFTHYSYALHDALAAYDGPKVELHLSNPSARDEFRKLSVVAAVVNGTIAGFGAGGYRLAVQALVGLIGSSR, encoded by the coding sequence ATGCACCTGACGACCGAGCCGTCGCGCCCAACCCCCGGTGGCGCCCAACTGCCGATCCTGCTGTTGTCGGGGCCGAACCTCAACCTGTTGGGAGCCCGCCAGCCCGAGATCTACGGCACGACCACCCTTGATGACCTGGTGGCGCTGGCCACTGATGAGGCTGCCGCCCTGGGGTTCGCTCTGGAGGCGTCGCAACACAACCATGAGGGTTCGATCGTCGAGGCGGTTCACGCGGCGCGCACCTCGACGTCGGGCATCATCATCAACCCCGGCGCCTTTACGCACTACAGCTACGCCCTTCACGACGCGCTCGCCGCCTATGACGGGCCGAAGGTGGAGTTGCATCTGTCGAATCCGTCAGCTCGCGACGAGTTCCGCAAGCTCAGCGTGGTCGCTGCGGTGGTGAACGGCACGATTGCCGGATTCGGCGCCGGCGGGTATCGGCTGGCGGTTCAAGCGCTCGTCGGATTGATCGGGTCGTCGCGGTGA
- the efp gene encoding elongation factor P — MAQISTADFKNGITLELPEGLVQLVEFQHVKPGKGGAFVRTTLKNVRTGAVIDRTFRAGEKMERAFIEKKEMQYLYNDGSDFVFMDSNTYEQLSVAPAALGDAKNYLLENMTAQIQMFGDEIIGVELPASVDLPISETEPGLQGDRSSAGRKPATLVTGLVVQVPLFIGPDDVIRVDTRTGEYITRANG; from the coding sequence ATGGCTCAGATCTCCACCGCCGACTTCAAGAACGGCATCACCCTCGAATTGCCCGAAGGGCTTGTGCAACTCGTCGAGTTCCAACACGTCAAGCCCGGCAAGGGCGGCGCCTTCGTGCGCACAACCCTCAAGAACGTGCGTACCGGAGCGGTGATCGACCGCACCTTCCGCGCCGGCGAGAAGATGGAACGGGCGTTCATCGAAAAGAAGGAGATGCAGTACCTCTACAACGACGGCAGCGACTTCGTGTTCATGGATTCGAACACCTATGAGCAGCTGTCGGTGGCTCCGGCGGCTCTCGGTGACGCGAAGAACTACCTGCTCGAGAACATGACGGCGCAGATCCAGATGTTCGGCGACGAGATCATTGGTGTCGAGTTGCCGGCCTCGGTCGACCTGCCCATCTCCGAGACCGAGCCGGGCCTGCAGGGCGACCGCAGCTCGGCGGGCCGCAAACCGGCGACGCTCGTGACCGGACTCGTGGTGCAGGTTCCGCTCTTCATCGGCCCCGACGACGTCATCCGTGTCGACACCCGAACGGGCGAGTACATCACCCGAGCCAACGGCTGA
- a CDS encoding thiolase family protein, whose amino-acid sequence MASEVYIVSGVRTPIATAYKGSLGGVDAFELAQTVIAAAVERSGVDASQFEDMGFGESFQGGGNIGRNAAIRAGLTNIPGVATQRWCASGMAGVQWVAANITAGMIDAGVAGGVESMTTAPGTSRGGEFWLSPANEPTELAPPFNTALGVGDNAARIAGVTREQADEWAFNSHMNAVRAIDEGRFANEIVPVTLPDGSQFTTDEHPRRNSSLEKLATLPVLNPQNDWATTTAGNSSGLNDAAAALTLVSPEFAKAHGLKPRAIIRGWASVGLAAEETGLTPEPAMRKALAKAGLSVADLQAVEINEAFASVAVAATKRLGLDPAIVNQNGSGCSLGHPIGCTGARMIVTMLNELDRLDAQFGAVAMCAAGGMGSATVIERV is encoded by the coding sequence ATGGCATCCGAGGTCTATATCGTCAGCGGCGTTCGCACGCCGATCGCCACCGCCTACAAGGGCTCGCTCGGCGGGGTCGATGCGTTCGAACTCGCCCAAACCGTGATTGCCGCAGCGGTCGAGCGTTCCGGTGTGGACGCCTCCCAGTTCGAAGACATGGGCTTCGGTGAGTCGTTCCAGGGTGGGGGCAATATCGGCCGCAACGCCGCGATCCGTGCCGGTCTCACGAACATCCCGGGCGTCGCCACCCAACGCTGGTGTGCTTCTGGAATGGCCGGCGTGCAGTGGGTCGCCGCCAACATCACCGCGGGCATGATCGACGCCGGTGTCGCTGGCGGTGTCGAGTCGATGACGACCGCTCCGGGCACCAGCCGCGGGGGCGAGTTCTGGCTGTCCCCGGCCAACGAGCCGACCGAGCTCGCACCGCCGTTCAACACGGCACTCGGGGTCGGCGACAACGCCGCCCGCATCGCAGGGGTGACCCGCGAGCAGGCCGACGAATGGGCGTTCAACAGCCACATGAACGCCGTGCGCGCCATCGACGAGGGCCGGTTCGCCAATGAGATCGTGCCGGTGACCCTGCCCGACGGCTCGCAGTTCACGACCGATGAGCACCCCCGCCGCAACTCGAGCCTCGAGAAGCTTGCGACACTGCCGGTGCTGAATCCCCAGAACGACTGGGCGACCACCACGGCCGGAAACTCCTCGGGCCTCAACGACGCCGCCGCTGCGCTCACGCTCGTGTCTCCCGAATTCGCCAAGGCGCATGGCCTCAAGCCCCGCGCCATCATCCGCGGCTGGGCTTCGGTCGGGCTTGCCGCCGAGGAGACCGGGCTCACCCCCGAGCCCGCTATGCGTAAGGCCCTCGCCAAGGCCGGCCTGAGCGTTGCCGACCTGCAGGCCGTCGAGATCAACGAGGCGTTCGCCTCGGTCGCCGTCGCCGCCACCAAGCGCCTCGGCCTCGACCCGGCGATCGTGAACCAGAACGGTTCGGGCTGCTCGCTCGGTCACCCGATCGGCTGCACCGGTGCCCGCATGATCGTCACCATGCTCAACGAACTCGACCGCCTCGACGCCCAGTTCGGCGCCGTCGCCATGTGTGCCGCCGGCGGCATGGGTTCGGCCACCGTCATCGAACGCGTCTGA
- a CDS encoding alpha-glucosidase, translating into MQPGVDPADILSDPESASDRAPKWWQSTSIYQIYPRSFADSNGDGIGDLEGIISRLDYLADLGVGAIWVSPFFTSPQRDVGYDVADYRNVSPEYGTIDDAQRLIDEAHARGLRVLFDLVLNHTSDEHPWFVESRSSRTNPKADWYVWADARTDRLGRRRPPNNWRSELQVERAWRWCPEREQYFLASFLDFQPDLNWRNPAVRAEMFDMVRMWLGRGVDGFRLDIFGSIMQDAALRNNPPLPTVVAGLPRLQRPVHTLNTTENFELAADLREVCDEFGPGERVLLGEVFGDEDTLARYVQVGDRPGLHVVFLFEFLHASYSAKRYRSLIERFERRFPAPQQPTYVVENHDRARSMSRLGGDERKARVLATLMLTLRGIPVIFQGQEVGMTNKYIPLREAVDPIPRVFRRILHEPLNRRLPERLNRDEVRVPMQWSDEPGVGFTDPDVTPWLRYGDDAATHNVSVQNEDPASLLNLYRELYHLRREYPAIAHGSLELVPVDGGDEVIAYRRGDPDQPEAGNVLVVCNLGDTGAAHRVEAGAAMLVRTDDSVALVQGLNDERWLNLPPHSAAVLSGSVLGGAPHRR; encoded by the coding sequence ATGCAACCCGGCGTCGACCCTGCCGACATTTTGTCCGACCCCGAAAGCGCTTCTGACCGTGCACCCAAATGGTGGCAGTCGACGAGCATCTACCAGATCTATCCGCGGTCCTTCGCCGACTCGAACGGCGACGGCATCGGCGATCTCGAGGGCATCATTTCCCGGCTCGACTACCTCGCCGACCTCGGCGTGGGGGCGATCTGGGTGTCGCCGTTCTTCACCTCGCCCCAACGTGACGTGGGGTACGACGTCGCCGACTATCGCAACGTGTCACCGGAGTACGGCACGATCGACGATGCCCAGCGCCTGATCGACGAGGCCCACGCTCGCGGGCTGCGGGTGCTGTTCGACCTCGTGTTGAATCACACCTCCGATGAGCACCCGTGGTTTGTCGAGTCTCGGTCCTCACGCACGAACCCGAAGGCCGATTGGTACGTGTGGGCCGACGCTCGCACGGATCGGCTCGGTCGTCGCCGGCCGCCGAACAACTGGCGTTCGGAGTTGCAGGTCGAACGCGCCTGGCGGTGGTGCCCCGAACGCGAGCAGTACTTCCTCGCCAGCTTCCTCGATTTCCAGCCCGACCTGAACTGGCGCAACCCAGCGGTGCGCGCCGAGATGTTCGACATGGTGCGGATGTGGCTCGGGCGCGGGGTCGACGGGTTCCGCCTCGACATCTTCGGTTCGATCATGCAGGACGCCGCGCTGCGCAACAATCCGCCGTTGCCCACCGTCGTCGCCGGGTTGCCCCGCCTGCAGCGCCCGGTCCACACCCTCAACACCACGGAGAACTTCGAGTTGGCCGCCGACCTTCGCGAGGTGTGCGACGAGTTCGGGCCGGGGGAGCGGGTGTTGCTCGGCGAGGTGTTCGGCGACGAGGACACGCTGGCGCGCTACGTGCAGGTCGGCGATCGGCCGGGGCTGCACGTGGTGTTCCTCTTCGAATTCCTCCACGCGAGCTATTCGGCGAAGCGCTATCGCAGTCTGATCGAGCGGTTCGAACGACGGTTTCCCGCACCCCAGCAGCCGACCTATGTGGTGGAGAACCACGACCGGGCGCGGTCGATGTCTCGCCTCGGCGGCGACGAGCGCAAGGCCCGGGTGTTGGCCACGCTCATGTTGACGCTGCGCGGCATCCCGGTGATTTTTCAGGGCCAAGAGGTCGGAATGACCAACAAGTACATCCCGTTACGCGAGGCCGTCGACCCGATCCCGCGGGTGTTTCGCCGCATCCTGCACGAGCCGCTCAACCGGCGGTTGCCCGAGCGGCTGAACCGTGACGAGGTTCGGGTGCCGATGCAATGGAGCGACGAGCCCGGCGTCGGCTTCACCGATCCCGATGTCACCCCGTGGCTGCGCTACGGCGACGATGCTGCGACACACAACGTGTCGGTGCAAAACGAGGACCCGGCGTCGCTGCTCAACCTGTATCGCGAGCTGTATCACCTTCGTCGCGAGTATCCGGCGATCGCTCACGGGTCGCTGGAGTTGGTTCCGGTCGACGGCGGCGACGAGGTGATCGCCTATCGGCGCGGCGATCCCGATCAGCCCGAAGCCGGCAACGTGTTGGTGGTGTGCAACCTCGGCGATACCGGCGCTGCCCATCGGGTCGAAGCGGGTGCGGCGATGCTGGTTCGCACCGACGACTCGGTTGCTCTGGTGCAGGGCCTCAACGACGAACGATGGCTCAACCTGCCACCCCACAGCGCCGCCGTGCTGAGCGGGTCGGTGCTGGGCGGGGCGCCGCATCGCCGTTGA
- a CDS encoding HNH endonuclease: MFEGFDSELNNLGSGIDDVAVLFELQRRLDLHMIDVVGELDAVGMTDIVEGLSTKAWVSKMARCSGVTAARRVSVARAVRRRYQPDVLDRLRSGVAGFDHLVVIGRWSNPRIEPTWSDNAGPMLDLAEHLTFAKWEKVIAALARLVDTDGTEPAPPAEESWLDLRDIHGPDGVIGVEVVGEFFGDYAEVVRQAINDATNRHRKAVRNDAEQFGGSPTTSESQLRAKALMDLCRFGTQFTLSGNYRPGTAEVTIILQADEHGQPRAYSPTGDPLTADVIERMMCDPELRAVLLDSLGQPLDVGHSVRLATDAQRAALAARDGGCCFPGCDAPVQQTEAHHVRHHRNGGATAVNNLACLCRHHHGLVHRIGWAMHITTDGWTLYTHPCGITIWGQQHGVQRQGPLPEELAAEPEPPARPKVKVRGGTVDLGDAIATIRRRYDRMTANPDTRMYRPHDARRSASSRGSGRSSRTGGATRARRPTAGQLSLTPTKPPQPPIRQ, encoded by the coding sequence ATGTTCGAGGGCTTCGACAGCGAACTGAATAACCTGGGTTCCGGGATCGACGATGTGGCGGTGTTGTTCGAGCTGCAACGCCGTTTGGATCTGCACATGATCGACGTGGTGGGCGAGTTGGATGCTGTTGGGATGACCGACATCGTCGAGGGCCTGTCCACCAAAGCGTGGGTGTCGAAGATGGCTCGTTGTTCGGGGGTGACCGCGGCGCGTCGGGTTTCGGTCGCTCGGGCGGTACGGCGCCGGTATCAGCCCGACGTGTTGGACCGGCTCCGTTCCGGTGTTGCGGGGTTCGATCATCTGGTGGTGATCGGACGGTGGTCGAACCCGCGGATCGAACCCACCTGGTCCGACAACGCCGGACCAATGCTGGATTTGGCGGAGCATTTGACGTTCGCGAAATGGGAAAAAGTCATCGCCGCGTTGGCACGACTCGTCGACACCGACGGCACCGAACCCGCCCCACCAGCAGAAGAATCCTGGCTCGACCTACGCGACATCCACGGCCCCGACGGTGTCATCGGTGTGGAGGTCGTCGGAGAGTTCTTCGGCGACTACGCCGAGGTCGTACGCCAGGCCATCAACGACGCCACCAACCGTCACCGCAAAGCTGTCCGCAACGACGCCGAACAGTTCGGCGGGTCACCGACAACATCAGAATCCCAGTTGCGGGCTAAAGCGTTGATGGACCTGTGCCGTTTCGGCACCCAGTTCACCCTGTCGGGTAACTACCGGCCAGGAACCGCAGAAGTCACCATCATCTTGCAGGCCGACGAACACGGCCAACCACGCGCGTATTCGCCTACAGGTGATCCACTCACCGCCGATGTGATCGAACGCATGATGTGTGACCCAGAACTGCGCGCTGTCCTGTTGGACTCGTTGGGCCAGCCGCTCGATGTTGGCCACTCCGTGCGGTTGGCGACCGACGCTCAACGCGCCGCACTCGCCGCGCGTGATGGGGGGTGTTGTTTCCCCGGCTGCGATGCACCGGTCCAACAAACCGAAGCCCACCATGTTCGCCATCACCGCAACGGCGGTGCCACCGCGGTGAACAACCTGGCGTGCCTGTGCCGACACCACCACGGCCTGGTGCACCGCATCGGATGGGCCATGCACATCACCACCGACGGATGGACCCTCTACACCCACCCTTGCGGGATCACGATCTGGGGGCAACAACACGGGGTACAACGCCAAGGCCCCCTCCCCGAAGAACTCGCGGCAGAACCCGAACCCCCGGCCCGGCCCAAAGTGAAAGTCCGCGGCGGGACCGTCGATTTGGGCGACGCTATCGCCACGATCCGGCGCCGTTACGACCGCATGACCGCCAACCCCGACACCCGCATGTACCGACCCCACGACGCCCGCAGGTCAGCCTCCAGCCGAGGCTCGGGCAGGAGCAGCCGAACCGGCGGAGCGACGAGGGCCAGGCGCCCCACAGCCGGGCAACTCTCACTCACCCCGACCAAACCACCCCAACCACCGATACGCCAATGA
- the pyrR gene encoding bifunctional pyr operon transcriptional regulator/uracil phosphoribosyltransferase PyrR, whose translation MADRERRGAPPYGAEFQARTVVMDSDDIGRAIRRMAHEIVERNHGLDAVALVGLQTGGVPLAEAIAADLSEIESVTVEVGRLDVAFYRDDIGLRPVLTEEVTDIAFDVDNRVIVLVDDVLFTGRTIRAALDALSSYGRPRSVQLAVMVDRGHRELPIRPDYVGKNLPTRRDEMVNVSALGVELGEMVRK comes from the coding sequence ATGGCCGACCGCGAGCGTCGCGGAGCCCCGCCATACGGCGCTGAGTTCCAGGCGAGAACCGTTGTGATGGATTCCGACGACATCGGTCGTGCGATTCGTCGCATGGCACATGAGATCGTCGAACGGAACCACGGCCTCGACGCCGTGGCCCTCGTCGGCCTCCAGACCGGGGGAGTGCCGCTCGCGGAGGCGATCGCCGCCGACCTCAGCGAGATCGAATCGGTCACCGTCGAGGTCGGCCGGCTCGACGTCGCGTTCTATCGAGACGACATCGGGCTGCGGCCGGTGTTGACCGAGGAGGTCACCGACATCGCCTTCGACGTCGACAACCGCGTGATCGTGCTCGTCGACGACGTGTTGTTCACCGGCCGCACCATTCGCGCCGCGCTCGACGCATTGAGTTCCTATGGCCGCCCGAGGTCGGTGCAACTCGCCGTGATGGTCGACCGCGGCCACCGCGAACTGCCGATTCGCCCCGACTATGTGGGCAAGAACCTGCCGACGAGGCGTGACGAGATGGTCAACGTGTCGGCCTTGGGGGTCGAACTCGGCGAAATGGTGCGCAAATGA
- a CDS encoding M24 family metallopeptidase, producing the protein MTVSITNADVDALQGAVLDAPLHPMDVAGRLGRLRERFPTAAADGGPIDALVVTNLTNVRYLTGFTGSAAMLVVTSADPTGTAPAAVLITDGRYRDQASAQVEASGASVRVHIVADKQLSAVRDVLVAAGASRVGLEADAVSWSTQRSIVEIFAETGHAPEGSGLDAVATTGVVEELRITKDLGELDRMLRAAAIADQALANVIGLLAGTAQNGTAQNGTAQNGTAQNGTAQAQVQGSVAGELTEAAFGLALDTEIRRLGASANSFETIVASGPNGALPHARPTDRVIRRGDLLVLDFGAVVDGYCSDMTRTLGIGAPGDLSDRLVAMWNAVLESQAAGVAAVGPGVESKRVDATCREVLERHELLEYFTHSTGHGVGLDIHEAPRVSKPSTATLAPGFVVTVEPGVYLSPHGGVRIEDTVVVTEDGCRPLTSSPKTLFVA; encoded by the coding sequence GTGACGGTCTCGATCACCAATGCCGATGTCGATGCGTTGCAGGGAGCGGTGCTGGACGCTCCACTGCATCCCATGGACGTTGCGGGTCGGCTGGGTCGCCTTCGCGAACGGTTCCCCACAGCCGCCGCCGACGGGGGTCCGATCGACGCGCTCGTCGTGACGAACCTCACCAATGTCCGGTATCTCACCGGATTCACGGGGTCCGCCGCGATGCTCGTCGTGACGTCGGCTGACCCAACCGGTACAGCACCCGCCGCGGTGCTGATCACCGACGGTCGCTACCGCGACCAGGCGAGTGCCCAGGTCGAGGCATCGGGGGCTTCGGTGAGGGTGCACATCGTCGCCGACAAGCAGCTTTCGGCGGTGCGCGACGTGCTGGTCGCTGCCGGGGCGTCCAGGGTCGGCCTCGAGGCCGATGCGGTGAGCTGGTCGACACAGCGGTCGATCGTCGAGATCTTCGCCGAAACAGGTCACGCTCCCGAGGGTTCGGGCCTCGATGCGGTCGCCACGACGGGGGTCGTCGAGGAACTCCGTATCACGAAGGATCTCGGGGAGCTCGACCGCATGTTGCGAGCAGCGGCCATCGCAGACCAGGCCCTCGCCAACGTGATCGGCCTACTTGCCGGCACGGCACAGAACGGCACGGCACAGAACGGCACGGCACAGAACGGCACGGCACAGAACGGCACGGCACAGGCACAGGTCCAGGGCTCAGTGGCCGGGGAGCTGACCGAGGCGGCCTTCGGCCTGGCCCTCGACACCGAGATTCGTCGCCTCGGGGCCTCCGCCAACAGCTTCGAAACGATCGTCGCCTCGGGCCCGAACGGTGCGCTGCCGCACGCCCGTCCGACCGATCGGGTCATCCGCCGCGGCGATCTCTTGGTGTTGGATTTCGGTGCTGTGGTCGACGGCTACTGCTCCGACATGACCCGCACCTTGGGCATCGGCGCACCGGGCGACCTCAGCGACCGTCTGGTGGCGATGTGGAACGCGGTCCTCGAGTCCCAAGCGGCCGGGGTCGCCGCCGTCGGCCCGGGGGTCGAGTCGAAGAGGGTCGATGCAACCTGTCGAGAGGTGTTGGAACGCCACGAACTTCTCGAGTACTTCACCCACTCCACCGGCCACGGCGTCGGGCTCGACATCCACGAGGCTCCGCGGGTCTCCAAGCCGTCGACTGCTACGCTCGCGCCCGGTTTTGTCGTCACCGTCGAGCCCGGGGTGTACCTGTCCCCACACGGTGGCGTCCGGATCGAGGACACCGTCGTGGTGACCGAGGACGGATGCCGGCCGTTGACGTCGTCGCCGAAAACGCTCTTCGTGGCCTGA
- a CDS encoding nitroreductase, whose amino-acid sequence MSVEFTDLQALVRTRRTTKQTDSDREVPRAVVEDLCELATWAPNHRRTNPWRFAVFTGAARQRLGDTIGDVLVKLEAHEAAIKKTRTKYFRASTIIVVGSIEGPDEVTTGENRDSVSAGINNMLLGAHALGLATLWSTIATPTAPELLALCGFPPGTFCAGAIYLGYPTGSEGAGVREAPTITWHE is encoded by the coding sequence ATGTCCGTCGAGTTCACCGATCTCCAAGCGCTGGTGCGCACCCGTCGCACGACCAAACAGACCGATTCCGATCGCGAGGTGCCCCGCGCGGTCGTCGAGGACCTGTGCGAACTGGCGACCTGGGCCCCCAATCACCGGCGAACCAACCCGTGGCGCTTTGCCGTGTTCACCGGAGCTGCACGCCAACGTCTCGGCGACACGATTGGCGACGTGTTGGTCAAACTCGAGGCGCACGAGGCCGCCATCAAGAAGACCCGCACCAAGTACTTCCGGGCTTCAACCATCATCGTCGTCGGTTCGATCGAAGGACCCGACGAGGTCACCACCGGCGAAAACCGCGACTCGGTATCGGCCGGGATCAACAACATGCTGCTCGGAGCGCATGCGCTCGGGCTCGCGACGCTGTGGTCGACGATCGCCACCCCGACCGCTCCCGAACTGCTCGCGCTTTGCGGGTTCCCGCCCGGCACGTTCTGCGCCGGGGCGATCTACCTGGGTTACCCGACCGGTTCCGAGGGCGCCGGCGTGCGCGAGGCCCCGACCATCACCTGGCACGAATGA